From Chloroflexia bacterium SDU3-3, the proteins below share one genomic window:
- a CDS encoding VWA domain-containing protein yields the protein MRLTFIHPELLWLLLLLPPMWALALLGPHKLAGARRWASLALRTAIMLGLIGALAGTQAVRRQDTTTTIFLLDGSDSVALSQRAQAEGFIQSALAAMPNEDAAGVVVFGSQALVERAPQQETTLGQIAAHPAGSASDIASAIQLGLSMLPQEGHQRLVLLSDGGENRGDAQAAARIAAERGIPIDIVPLNGLPDGLDAQVSRVRLPASARVGQQLRLQMTLESTQATAGQLRIEGPDGQVLVNQRVDLPQGSADMDVVLPPPTQQFSRYTVRLSVEGDVRPENNAAEAYTFITGRPRVLLAEGSPDAAKNLAGALASSGIEVSVIKPQALPESIGQLAEYDAVALIDTPKRAVSARAQSALATFVHDLGRGLIMVGGTQAFGAGSWRDTPIEAALPVDMDIPTQYEIPPVSIVVLIDTSGSMSQEEDGKTKLQLAADGAAQIATLMRDSDEITVIPFDEAPGQVVGPIPGSRRNEAVSLLSKMEPGGGGINIFDGLSEVERRLSRTQMSVKHIITITDGADTEQQEGAIDIIKRLRGQQVTLTSIAIGDGKDVPFLQGAVHEGGGRFFLTTKASELPSILADETQAVVRPYVVEEDFTPGRINDHPILRAIDGVPKLQGRVVTTPKQTAQVLMNSERGDPVLAVWQYGLGRSAAWTSDLGGRWANGWTTWEGYQRFCAQLVGWLLPAREDSGLALQTETVNGQLLLEAQASNTQQQARSGLTITARLLRGDQPAVEVPLSEVGPGRYRAAVSDAAPGAYLVQLEAKDSAGATVGLATAGAAVPQSAEYQTRNANPALLSQLAQISGGRQGIAPAEAFAPNLRSQGAASEIALALLALALALLPFDIAIRRLFGRRGPTLATAPRSAWALPPIPKTLKIPTPSAPAAPKAVGKEAELEKLRAAQEQARKRARGEE from the coding sequence ATGCGCCTGACCTTCATCCACCCCGAGCTGCTCTGGCTGCTGCTGCTGCTGCCGCCCATGTGGGCGCTGGCGCTGCTGGGGCCGCACAAGCTGGCCGGCGCGCGGCGCTGGGCCAGCCTGGCGCTGCGCACCGCCATCATGCTAGGGCTGATCGGGGCGCTGGCAGGCACACAGGCGGTGCGCCGACAAGACACCACCACCACTATCTTCCTGCTGGATGGCTCGGACTCGGTGGCGCTGTCGCAGCGCGCCCAGGCCGAGGGCTTCATCCAGAGCGCGCTGGCCGCCATGCCCAACGAGGATGCGGCGGGCGTGGTGGTGTTCGGCAGCCAGGCCCTGGTCGAGCGCGCGCCGCAGCAGGAGACCACGCTGGGCCAGATCGCCGCGCACCCCGCAGGCAGCGCCAGCGACATCGCCTCGGCCATCCAGCTGGGCCTCTCCATGCTGCCGCAGGAGGGCCACCAGCGGCTGGTGCTGCTCTCCGACGGGGGCGAGAACCGTGGCGACGCGCAGGCCGCCGCGCGGATCGCCGCCGAGCGCGGCATCCCGATCGATATTGTGCCGCTGAACGGCCTGCCCGATGGGCTGGATGCCCAGGTGAGCCGCGTGCGGCTGCCCGCCAGCGCCCGCGTGGGCCAGCAGCTGCGGCTGCAGATGACGCTGGAGAGCACCCAGGCGACGGCGGGACAGCTTCGGATCGAAGGTCCAGACGGCCAAGTTCTGGTCAACCAGCGCGTCGACCTGCCGCAGGGCAGCGCGGATATGGACGTGGTGCTGCCGCCGCCCACCCAGCAGTTTAGCCGCTACACCGTGCGGCTGAGCGTGGAGGGCGACGTGCGGCCCGAGAACAACGCCGCCGAGGCCTACACCTTCATCACCGGCAGGCCCCGCGTGCTGCTGGCCGAGGGCAGCCCCGATGCCGCCAAAAACCTGGCCGGGGCGCTCGCATCCAGCGGCATCGAGGTGAGCGTGATCAAGCCCCAGGCCCTGCCCGAGAGCATCGGCCAGCTGGCCGAATACGATGCGGTGGCGCTGATCGACACGCCCAAGCGCGCCGTATCGGCCCGCGCCCAGAGTGCCCTGGCCACCTTCGTGCACGACCTAGGGCGCGGCCTGATCATGGTGGGCGGCACCCAGGCGTTTGGCGCTGGCAGCTGGCGCGACACACCGATCGAGGCGGCGCTGCCGGTGGACATGGATATCCCCACGCAGTACGAGATCCCGCCGGTGAGCATCGTGGTGCTGATCGACACCTCGGGCAGCATGTCGCAGGAGGAGGATGGCAAGACCAAGCTGCAGCTGGCCGCTGACGGCGCGGCCCAGATCGCCACGCTGATGCGCGACAGCGACGAGATCACCGTCATCCCCTTCGACGAAGCGCCCGGCCAAGTGGTGGGGCCGATCCCCGGCAGCCGCAGAAATGAGGCCGTGTCGCTGCTGAGCAAAATGGAGCCGGGCGGCGGCGGCATCAACATCTTCGATGGCCTGTCCGAGGTCGAGCGGCGGCTGTCCAGAACGCAGATGAGTGTCAAGCATATCATCACCATCACCGACGGCGCCGACACCGAGCAGCAGGAAGGGGCCATCGACATCATCAAGCGGCTGCGCGGCCAGCAGGTGACGCTCACCTCGATCGCGATCGGCGATGGCAAGGATGTGCCGTTCCTCCAGGGCGCGGTGCACGAGGGCGGCGGGCGCTTCTTCCTGACCACCAAGGCCAGCGAGCTGCCGTCGATCCTAGCTGACGAGACGCAGGCCGTGGTGCGGCCCTATGTGGTGGAAGAAGACTTTACACCGGGCAGAATTAACGACCACCCCATCCTGCGCGCGATCGACGGCGTGCCCAAGCTGCAGGGGCGCGTGGTGACGACGCCCAAGCAGACCGCGCAGGTGCTGATGAACAGCGAGCGCGGCGACCCCGTGCTGGCGGTGTGGCAGTATGGCCTGGGCCGATCCGCCGCATGGACCAGCGATCTGGGCGGGCGCTGGGCCAACGGCTGGACCACCTGGGAAGGCTACCAGCGATTCTGCGCCCAGCTGGTGGGCTGGCTGCTGCCCGCACGCGAGGACTCGGGCCTCGCCCTGCAGACCGAGACGGTAAACGGCCAGCTGCTGCTGGAGGCGCAGGCCAGCAACACCCAGCAGCAGGCGCGCTCGGGGCTGACGATCACCGCGCGGCTGCTGCGCGGCGACCAGCCCGCCGTGGAGGTGCCGCTGAGCGAGGTGGGGCCGGGCCGCTACCGCGCCGCCGTGAGCGACGCCGCGCCGGGGGCCTACCTAGTGCAGCTTGAGGCCAAGGACAGCGCGGGCGCGACCGTGGGGCTGGCCACCGCCGGTGCCGCCGTGCCGCAGAGCGCCGAGTACCAGACCCGCAACGCCAACCCCGCGCTGCTTAGTCAGCTGGCCCAGATCAGCGGCGGGCGGCAGGGCATCGCACCCGCCGAGGCCTTCGCGCCCAACCTGCGCAGCCAGGGCGCGGCCAGCGAGATCGCGCTGGCGCTGCTGGCCCTGGCCCTGGCGCTGCTACCCTTCGACATCGCCATCCGCAGGCTGTTCGGCAGACGCGGCCCGACCCTGGCCACCGCCCCGCGCAGCGCGTGGGCGCTGCCGCCGATACCCAAGACGCTCAAGATCCCCACACCCAGCGCGCCAGCCGCACCCAAAGCCGTAGGCAAAGAGGCCGAACTGGAGAAGCTGCGCGCCGCCCAGGAGCAGGCCCGCAAGCGCGCCAGAGGCGAGGAATAG
- a CDS encoding VWA domain-containing protein, with translation MPQISFLSPLALLLLALIPLLWLPALVAPRRTARWRQVASLALRTAIMLALILGIAGAQLTFPASAITTIFLLDRSDSVGDSQRAQQEQYVDQALQRQRAGDRTGIVVFGKNALVEHAPGDLSALGRLASAPVGARTSLPDAIQLGMALFPNDTQKRLVLLSDGGNNLGTVGEAAQLARLGKIPIDVVNLPADVGQDVLVRRIDTPGSARLGQEISVTAQIESSYATRGSVQVFVDGQLALSQEREIPQGQSSISFQLPAGAAGYRKIDVQVQAQGDATSQNNRTATFTEIKGPPRLLIVAAEPDKAESLRAALEAGGAQPVVSDPSHAPTELAQLSEYAAVILFDTRARDLPHALMENIPTYVRELGGGFAMIGGQHSFGAGGYRRTAIAPILPVELDPVDTMMRPDVALTMVIDHSGSMAEASGSGTRTKLDLAKEAVYQASLGLTPQDQIGLVVFDDMARWVLPLQQMPDTTAIEQALSTFDPDGGTDILPGMQLAAGAMQQSQAKIRHVILLTDGLADDNYAQLVQQMNAQGVTISTVALGDDANPNLEGIAKQGGGRYYQVRSAQQIPNIFLQETVIIAGRDLIDRDFTPMLALSSAALRGITSFPTLRGYNGTELKSSARTILVTDDSKPLLAQEQVGLGRTVAWASDLDGRWSAQLLRWDAFPRFMAGFIDMLVPPQGDTGLTLEASAQGDQVVLTARAQDASGQPVPNLAVSGNLLAPQDQQSQSQPGQKLTFTQVGAGEYRATAPAHDIGVYLAQVAAVDAQGAPAGTAKGGVVMSYSPEYGQQRANPSLLADIARATAGRVDPPADTAYERLAQPFSAVYELGITLLLLAFALLPLDIAVRRVFIPLRSLVPARQRAAAPQPIPAMARLGQAKQRAQARVATPEPPQAAAPQAAAPQPRPAPQAAPRPAPTKPAPKPQGGAAMSDEQFARLLAAKKRARDSEKK, from the coding sequence ATGCCACAGATCAGCTTTCTCTCACCGCTGGCGCTTCTCCTGCTAGCGCTCATACCACTGCTGTGGTTGCCCGCGCTGGTCGCGCCGCGCCGCACGGCCCGCTGGCGGCAGGTGGCCAGCCTCGCGCTGCGCACCGCCATCATGCTGGCGCTCATCCTGGGCATCGCTGGCGCGCAGCTGACCTTCCCGGCCAGCGCGATCACCACTATTTTCCTGCTGGATCGTTCGGACTCGGTGGGCGACAGCCAGCGCGCCCAGCAAGAGCAGTATGTCGATCAGGCGCTCCAGCGGCAGCGCGCAGGCGACCGCACCGGCATTGTGGTGTTCGGCAAAAACGCACTGGTCGAGCACGCCCCCGGCGATCTGTCCGCGCTCGGGCGGCTGGCATCCGCACCCGTGGGCGCGCGCACCAGCCTGCCCGACGCCATCCAGCTAGGCATGGCGCTGTTTCCCAACGACACCCAGAAGCGGCTGGTGCTGCTCTCCGACGGCGGCAACAACCTGGGCACCGTGGGCGAGGCCGCGCAGCTGGCCAGGCTGGGCAAGATCCCGATCGATGTGGTGAACCTGCCAGCCGACGTGGGCCAGGATGTGCTGGTGCGCCGGATCGACACGCCCGGCAGCGCGCGGCTCGGCCAAGAGATCAGCGTGACCGCCCAGATCGAGTCGAGCTACGCCACGCGCGGCAGCGTGCAGGTGTTTGTGGATGGCCAGCTGGCGCTCAGCCAGGAGCGCGAGATCCCCCAGGGGCAGTCGAGCATCAGCTTCCAGCTGCCCGCGGGCGCGGCGGGCTACCGCAAGATCGATGTGCAGGTGCAGGCCCAGGGCGACGCCACCAGCCAGAACAACCGCACCGCCACCTTCACCGAGATCAAAGGGCCACCCAGGCTGCTGATCGTCGCCGCCGAGCCAGACAAGGCCGAGAGCCTGCGGGCCGCGCTGGAGGCGGGCGGCGCGCAGCCTGTGGTGAGCGACCCCAGCCACGCGCCCACCGAGCTGGCCCAGCTGAGCGAGTACGCCGCCGTCATCCTGTTTGACACGCGGGCGCGCGACCTGCCGCACGCCCTGATGGAGAACATCCCGACCTATGTGCGCGAGCTAGGCGGCGGCTTCGCCATGATCGGCGGGCAGCACAGCTTCGGGGCGGGCGGCTACCGGCGCACCGCCATCGCGCCCATCCTGCCGGTGGAGCTTGACCCGGTCGACACCATGATGCGTCCTGACGTGGCCCTCACCATGGTGATCGACCACAGCGGCAGCATGGCCGAGGCCAGCGGCAGCGGCACGCGCACCAAGCTCGACCTAGCCAAGGAGGCGGTGTACCAGGCCAGCCTGGGCCTCACCCCGCAGGATCAGATCGGCCTAGTGGTGTTCGACGACATGGCCCGCTGGGTGCTGCCGCTGCAGCAGATGCCCGACACCACCGCGATCGAGCAAGCCCTCAGCACCTTCGACCCCGACGGCGGCACCGACATCCTGCCCGGCATGCAGCTGGCCGCTGGAGCTATGCAGCAGAGCCAGGCCAAGATCAGACATGTCATCCTGCTGACCGACGGGCTGGCCGACGACAACTACGCCCAGCTGGTGCAGCAGATGAACGCGCAGGGCGTCACCATCTCCACCGTGGCGCTGGGCGACGACGCCAACCCTAACCTAGAGGGTATCGCCAAGCAGGGCGGCGGGCGCTACTATCAGGTGCGCTCGGCCCAGCAGATCCCCAACATCTTCCTTCAGGAGACCGTGATCATCGCCGGGCGCGACCTGATCGACCGCGACTTCACGCCCATGCTGGCGCTCAGCAGCGCGGCGCTGCGCGGCATCACCAGCTTCCCCACGCTGCGCGGCTACAACGGCACCGAGCTGAAAAGCAGCGCCCGCACCATCCTCGTGACCGACGACAGCAAGCCGCTGCTGGCCCAGGAGCAGGTGGGGCTGGGCCGCACCGTCGCATGGGCCAGCGACCTCGACGGACGGTGGAGCGCCCAGCTGCTGCGCTGGGATGCGTTCCCGCGCTTTATGGCGGGCTTTATCGACATGCTGGTGCCGCCCCAGGGCGACACCGGCCTGACACTGGAGGCCAGCGCCCAGGGCGATCAGGTGGTGCTCACGGCGCGCGCGCAGGATGCCAGCGGCCAGCCGGTGCCCAACCTGGCGGTGTCGGGCAATCTACTGGCCCCGCAAGACCAGCAGAGCCAGAGCCAGCCGGGCCAGAAGCTCACCTTCACCCAGGTGGGCGCGGGCGAGTACCGCGCCACCGCTCCCGCGCACGACATCGGCGTGTATCTGGCGCAGGTGGCGGCGGTGGACGCCCAGGGCGCGCCCGCAGGCACCGCCAAGGGCGGCGTGGTGATGAGCTACTCGCCCGAGTATGGCCAGCAGCGCGCCAACCCCAGCCTGCTGGCCGATATCGCCCGCGCCACCGCCGGTCGCGTGGACCCGCCCGCCGACACGGCGTACGAGCGGCTGGCCCAGCCCTTCAGCGCGGTCTACGAGCTGGGCATCACGCTGCTGCTGCTGGCCTTCGCCCTGCTGCCGCTCGACATCGCGGTGCGGCGCGTGTTCATCCCGCTGCGCTCGCTGGTGCCCGCGCGCCAGCGGGCCGCCGCGCCCCAGCCGATCCCGGCCATGGCGCGGCTGGGCCAGGCCAAACAGCGCGCCCAGGCCCGCGTGGCCACGCCCGAGCCACCCCAGGCCGCTGCGCCCCAAGCAGCCGCGCCCCAGCCGCGCCCAGCGCCCCAGGCTGCACCCAGGCCCGCGCCGACCAAGCCCGCCCCCAAGCCCCAGGGCGGCGCGGCAATGAGCGACGAGCAGTTCGCGCGACTGCTGGCGGCGAAGAAGCGGGCCAGAGACAGCGAGAAGAAATAG